GACCCCCATTAATGAGTGCCACTTACGAAACGTATACTCGCGGCCTTTCATGTCCCCATTACCCCCCCTTGAGTGATTGACTGCTGTTTTCAGATTAGTTTATGGCAATAATGTTTTTTCACTATTGGCATAAGAAAAACTGAAAAAATTATTCGAAATATTTCAGCATAATTTGATACCAAGTTCATTTTACTCCTATTTTTGTCGAAGCGTCAAGAAAACGTATACATAATTTGCATATAATTTGCCATTTCTTTTTTTCTTCTTATATATTCAGATTTTCCTAAAGAAAAATCTGTTTTTATAAATGAGAAATGTTATATAATAATCCCTATAGAAAGAGGGGAATATTGTGAGTAAAAATACAATCGATACAACATCTTTAGAAGATGTTTCATTGAACGCCTTCGCTTATGAATTGCTACGTGAAGAATTACTACCTGATTTAATCGGTAACGATTTAGATGGTATTTTATACTGGTCCGGTAGAAACCTTGCAAGAAAATATCCACTAGAAACAATTGAAGAAGTCATTCAGTTCTTTGAAAAAGCTGGCTGGGGCACTTTAAGCATTATTGAACATAAGCGTCGTGAAATGCAGTTCCAACTTAAAGGCACGCTCATTGCTGAACGTCAAAAACAAAAAAGACATTCTTCTTATCAATTAGAAGCTGGATTCATCGCTGAACAAATTCAAAAGCAACGAAACGTCGTTGCAGAGTCCTACGAAGAAAAGAAAAAACGTTCAGACTCTATTACATTTCTTGTGAAATGGGATATAAAAGATCTTATTGAAGTGTAGCATTACCCGCGGTCAACTAGACATATAAGTTTAGTTGACTTTTTCGTATTTTCATTCATTTGGATTTATTTTAAATCTTCAGAAATTATACCAAAAAATAGAAGACATTGTAAACTACAACGTCTTCTTATCTGTTAAATAAGTATAAATCGTCTCTGCGACATTTTTCGGCATACCTGCTTCGACAAATTCCTCTATAGAAGCTTCTTTCATCTTCTTTAATGAACCAAAATGTTTTAACAATACCTTTTTCCGTTTATCACCGATTCCAGGAATATCATCCAGTGCTGATTGAATGACAGATTTCCCGTGTAATTGACGATGAAATGTAATTGCAAATCGATGCACTTCATCTTGAACACGCTGCAATAAATAAAATTCTTGGCTATTTCTCTCCAGCATCACAGGTTCAGGTGGATCTCCAATAATTAAATGAGATGTTTTATGTTTGTCATCTTTTACAAGACCTGCCATCGGAATATATAAACCGAGCTCATTTTCTAGAACATCACTTGCAGCCGCCA
This genomic window from Bacillus anthracis str. Vollum contains:
- a CDS encoding YslB family protein; translated protein: MSKNTIDTTSLEDVSLNAFAYELLREELLPDLIGNDLDGILYWSGRNLARKYPLETIEEVIQFFEKAGWGTLSIIEHKRREMQFQLKGTLIAERQKQKRHSSYQLEAGFIAEQIQKQRNVVAESYEEKKKRSDSITFLVKWDIKDLIEV